Proteins encoded within one genomic window of Arcobacter sp. F2176:
- the rplS gene encoding 50S ribosomal protein L19: MKNRYIASFEAAQIAEKEIPQFRAGDTVRLGIEIKEGEKKRVQSFEGIVIARSAEGVSATLTVRKIGANSVGVERIFPLYSESIKTFEVIRRGRVRRAKLHYLRGLTGKKARIKELKK; the protein is encoded by the coding sequence ATGAAAAATAGATACATTGCGAGCTTTGAAGCAGCGCAAATTGCAGAAAAAGAGATTCCTCAATTTAGAGCGGGTGATACTGTTAGACTTGGTATTGAAATTAAAGAGGGTGAGAAAAAAAGAGTTCAGTCTTTCGAAGGTATTGTTATTGCAAGAAGTGCTGAAGGTGTAAGCGCTACTCTTACAGTAAGAAAAATTGGAGCTAACTCAGTTGGTGTTGAAAGAATTTTCCCATTATATTCAGAGTCAATTAAAACTTTTGAAGTAATAAGAAGAGGTAGAGTAAGAAGAGCTAAACTTCATTACTTAAGAGGATTAACTGGTAAAAAAGCTAGAATTAAAGAGCTTAAAAAGTAA
- a CDS encoding spore photoproduct lyase family protein, producing the protein MSIEKFNEHITKTNYENLKEKNKEFIKEIYLKYLFSYQELKQLIDFAIDFNMWNEKELYEVFEEKYPSRKNAFNHIRKIWEELKSSSNSYKSFDEKAYEKPRRFSFNEIKKESVGLGSCPVASESTRCCNLLTLDAVQSCGFDCSYCSIQSFYNQDKIGFDVNFKDNLKKLKLDPNYTYHIGTGQSSDSLMWGNKDGLLDALFDFARKNQNVILEFKTKSNNIKYFLENDVPANIICTWSLNTPTIIKNEEHLTATLEQRVDAAKALASKGVIVGFHFHPIVHYENYLDEYKEVFDKLIAEFNPDDVALVSFGTLTFIKPVINKIKSRDFKSKILQMPFEEINKKQSYPYEIKKEMFKFAYDSFKAWHNKVYFYLCMEDHKLWKDCFGYEYFSNNQMEDMMKMSYLSKINKRR; encoded by the coding sequence ATGAGTATAGAAAAATTTAATGAGCACATTACAAAAACTAATTATGAAAATCTAAAAGAGAAAAATAAAGAGTTTATCAAAGAGATATATTTAAAATATCTTTTTTCATATCAAGAGTTAAAACAACTAATCGATTTTGCAATTGATTTTAATATGTGGAATGAAAAAGAGCTTTATGAAGTTTTTGAAGAAAAGTATCCTTCAAGAAAAAATGCCTTTAATCATATAAGAAAGATTTGGGAAGAGTTAAAGTCATCTTCAAACTCATATAAAAGTTTTGATGAAAAAGCTTACGAAAAACCTAGAAGATTCTCTTTTAATGAGATAAAAAAAGAGAGTGTTGGTCTTGGTTCTTGTCCTGTTGCAAGTGAAAGTACTAGATGTTGTAATTTACTAACTTTAGATGCGGTTCAGTCTTGTGGTTTTGATTGCTCTTATTGTTCTATTCAATCCTTTTACAATCAAGATAAAATAGGCTTTGATGTAAATTTCAAAGATAATTTAAAAAAACTAAAACTTGATCCAAATTATACTTATCATATAGGAACAGGACAGAGTTCTGATTCTCTTATGTGGGGAAATAAAGATGGTCTTTTAGATGCACTATTTGATTTTGCAAGAAAAAACCAAAATGTTATTTTAGAGTTTAAAACAAAATCAAACAACATAAAATACTTTTTGGAAAATGATGTTCCAGCAAATATTATTTGTACTTGGTCCTTAAATACACCTACAATCATAAAAAATGAAGAACATCTAACAGCAACATTAGAGCAAAGAGTTGATGCTGCAAAAGCTTTAGCAAGTAAAGGTGTAATTGTAGGCTTTCACTTTCATCCAATTGTTCATTATGAAAACTATTTAGATGAGTATAAAGAGGTTTTTGATAAATTAATAGCTGAATTTAATCCAGATGATGTAGCTTTAGTATCCTTTGGAACACTTACCTTTATAAAACCAGTTATAAATAAAATAAAAAGTAGAGATTTTAAATCAAAAATCTTACAAATGCCCTTTGAAGAGATAAATAAAAAACAATCATATCCCTATGAAATAAAAAAAGAGATGTTTAAATTTGCCTATGACTCTTTTAAAGCATGGCACAATAAGGTATACTTCTATTTATGCATGGAAGACCACAAACTTTGGAAAGATTGTTTTGGTTATGAATATTTTTCTAACAATCAAATGGAAGATATGATGAAAATGTCGTATTTAAGCAAAATAAATAAAAGAAGATAA
- a CDS encoding nucleoside phosphorylase encodes MLDFKVLIHTALQPEAQYLINYYKLKQDISVQNFKLFFNDNIILIVSGMGKKNTIDSLKYVFENYNIKKAINVGIVGCCDESVKIGTLFCTNRILLNINFAPITTVEEPLNSDENLETLLVDMESSHFKEICLKYIKDVYIFKVVSDYLDVTIPKKSFVIELIQKSFKSWEKYI; translated from the coding sequence ATGCTTGACTTTAAAGTCTTAATTCATACAGCACTTCAACCAGAAGCACAATATTTAATCAACTACTATAAACTCAAACAAGACATTTCTGTTCAAAATTTCAAACTATTTTTTAATGATAATATTATTTTAATAGTTTCAGGTATGGGTAAAAAAAATACTATAGATTCTTTAAAATATGTATTTGAAAACTATAATATTAAAAAAGCTATAAATGTTGGAATTGTAGGGTGTTGTGATGAAAGTGTAAAAATAGGGACACTATTTTGTACAAATAGAATACTACTAAATATAAATTTTGCACCAATTACTACAGTTGAGGAACCTCTTAATAGTGATGAAAACTTAGAAACACTCTTAGTAGATATGGAAAGTTCACATTTTAAAGAAATTTGTTTAAAATATATAAAAGATGTATATATTTTTAAGGTGGTTTCTGATTATTTAGATGTAACAATTCCTAAAAAATCATTTGTTATTGAGCTTATTCAAAAAAGCTTTAAATCGTGGGAAAAATATATATGA
- a CDS encoding metal ABC transporter ATP-binding protein yields the protein MNILEIDKLSFSYDKQVILEDISLTIKENDFLAIIGPNGGGKSTLLKAILGINKVKKGKIKFLGSKVEKNISTIGYVPQNTNVNVNFPIKVIEVVMMGHVGHKRPLLGYKKEEIACAMGALEQVGMQDFANVKIGTLSGGQRQRVMIARALCAHPKILLLDEPTASIDVDGQKQIYDLLKLLNKSITIVVVSHDISVILGYASKVAHINKKLTFHDISNRKSDIPNADNHFCEVEMLQLLGTNVGTKKSCRC from the coding sequence ATGAATATACTTGAAATAGATAAATTAAGCTTTTCGTATGATAAACAAGTTATTCTTGAGGATATAAGTTTAACAATAAAAGAGAATGATTTTTTAGCAATTATTGGACCTAATGGTGGAGGAAAATCTACCTTATTAAAAGCAATTTTGGGAATAAACAAAGTTAAAAAAGGGAAAATTAAATTCCTAGGTTCTAAGGTTGAAAAAAATATTTCTACAATAGGGTATGTTCCTCAAAATACAAATGTAAATGTAAATTTTCCAATAAAAGTAATTGAAGTAGTAATGATGGGCCATGTTGGACATAAGCGACCATTACTTGGCTATAAAAAAGAAGAGATTGCTTGTGCTATGGGTGCTTTAGAACAAGTTGGTATGCAAGATTTTGCCAATGTAAAAATTGGAACACTTTCAGGAGGGCAAAGGCAAAGGGTAATGATAGCCCGTGCACTTTGTGCTCATCCTAAAATTTTACTTTTAGATGAACCAACAGCTAGTATTGATGTTGATGGACAAAAACAGATTTATGATTTATTAAAACTTTTAAATAAATCAATTACAATTGTTGTAGTTAGCCATGACATTTCGGTTATTTTGGGGTATGCTTCAAAAGTAGCTCATATAAATAAAAAATTGACTTTTCATGATATCTCAAATAGAAAAAGTGATATTCCAAATGCTGATAATCATTTTTGTGAAGTTGAAATGCTTCAATTACTTGGAACTAATGTTGGTACTAAAAAGAGTTGCAGATGTTAG